The genomic region ACGACGGAGTCCATGACCAGGAGCCGCCCGCCGCGCGCGATGGCGCGACGGCAGTTCGAGAGGATGCGGACGCACTCGGCGTCACTCCAATCGTGCAGGATTCGCTTCATCACGTATGCATCACCGCCGGCCGGCACGGACTGGAACATGTCCCCGGCGACGAGCTCGCATCGCGCCGCCATCCCGGGCGAAGCCAGGTCTCGCGCACCGTCGATGACCGATGGCGCGTCGTACAGGATGCCCTGCGATCCGGGAGAGCTTTCGAGGATGGCGAACAGCAGCGCGCCCTGGCCGCCGCCGACGTCGACGATCCGCCGGAAGGCGGAAAAGTCGTACGCACCGAGGACCATGGGGATGTCGACGTTGCTCGCGCTCGACATCGCGGCGTTGAAGATCGCGCCGTCATCTTGATGCGTCCCGAGATAGTCGAAGAACGGAACGCCGTGGACCCGATCGAAGACCGGTCCGCCGCTCTTCACGGCGTCGTAGAGCGCGCCCCACGCGCCCCACAGATAGGGCGAAGCGTACATCATGGCCAGCGGTCGAAGGGATTGCGGATGGTCCGATCGGAAGAACTCGCCCCGGGCGGTGAGCGAGAATCGTCCGCGGTCGTCCTCGGTGAGCACGTCCACGGAGGTGAGAAATCGCAGGAGCCGCCTCAGGGGATCTTCCTGCGCAGACGCAACCTCCGCGAGCTCACCGGCCGTTCTGGCCCCGTCGTGGAGCGCGTCGAAGACGGCCAACCTGGCAGCGACGTGGAGCGCCTGGCTCAGCATGAAGGACCACAGAGCTTGGACGAGATCCAGCGGAGCCGCTGCGCCAGGCATCGTAGGTCCGGGTAGCCCAGGTGCGCTGGGCCGTCCAGCCCGAACTCCAGGGACGGGTCATGGCCTCGGCGCGCAGCGGATCTGGCTCGTCTGCTCCTTCACGACCGCGATGCGCGCCCGCGTCGCCGCCTCCAGGCATTCCCAGGACATGCGCGCGATCCGGTCACCGGCGCCGGGTCCCCACCCGCGGTATCGCGCGCCCTCCTTGCAGTCGAGGTCGCGGTACCGTCGCCACGCGTCCTGCGTGCGATCCATCGCGCTCCTCCAGGCCCGGCGGACGTCCGCCGGCATGTCGGCCCGGCAATCGATCCGCCCCATGGCCTCGGCGTTTGCGCGCTCGAGCTCCGCGTCGGCCGTCTCGAACTTCTGCTGCAGCTCGGCGGTGGTCGGCACGGGTGCCGCGGGCTCGGCATCGGCGAGCGCCGCCGTCGCGAGCAGGATCGCGCACACGACTCGCGAGCGCACGGAGAACTCAGCCCGCAGCGCGCTTCGGAACGGGCGGCGTCGTGAAGTCGAGGATCCGCGTGACCTCGGCGTCGCTCATCGCCAGGATAGCCGCCGTCTGGGGCGCCGGCGGGAAGAGACCCGGGCGAACGTCGGGCCGCGGCTGGGGAACCGCGCCGCCGCGCGCGACGAAGGCCGCGGGCCGGCGATAGCGGGCCAGCTCCTGCGCATCGATGCCGCACAGGCCGACCACCTCGGGGTCGATCCATTCGTCGGCGTCGATCGGGGCGGCGGAGGTGGCGAACTCGAGCGCGATCCCCTCGGGCGCCGAGAGGTACATCGATTTGCACATGCCGTGGTCGATCGGCCCGAGAACCTGGTAGCCGCTCGAGCGGATGCGGTCGCGCAGCGCGAGGAGATCGGCCTCCGACTCGACGTTCAAGGCGACGTGCTGCATCGCCCCGGGCGCCACGGGAGCCGCCGCCGAGCCGGCGTGCGAGAGACCCAGCTTCGGCTCGATCGTCCGCATCTCGGGCATCTGCACGAAGGCGAGCGACGCGCTGTCGCCGAGCCGCAGGAAGCCGTGGAACGTGTCCGGGACCCCGTGCATCCAGTAGAGCGCCACCAGCTCCATGCCGACCACCTGGGTGAAGAACTCGATCTGCGCCTTCATGTCGCGGGTGGCGATGGCGAGGTGATGGACGCCGTTCGGAAGACCCATGATTCGTTCTCCTCTCAATGTGCAAGCGGAAAGAAGTAGATCGCCGCGAAGATGACACCGACGAGCCCGGCCAGGAAGCCGACGCCGATCCCGGCCGCCCGCCAGAACGAGTGCTTCCTGCCGCCGGCTGCCAGGTGCTGCTCGAACGCCGTGCCCTGGTGCTGCTTCGCCAGCCGATACACGACGAAGGTGTACGCCACCGGCAGCGCCGTGCTGGGAAAACCGTCGGGAAGGAACTGCGCCAGAGCGAGCGCGAGCACGGTGAAGACCCCGCCCCACACGAGCGTCCGCCGGGCCGCGACGGGCTCGCCCAGCTCGCGGAAGTTCGACGCCATCAGCCAGCAGCCGGCGATGGGGGCTCCCAGCGCCGTGGCGCATCCGACCTGCATCGGGGAGTAGAGCGGGGTCTGCGGGGACGGCTCCGAGGCCACCGCTCACGCCCTCCCTTGGCCCGTGACGAGCACGATCGCCATGCCGTCCCATCCTTTGCTGCCGACCGTCTGCAGCGCAACCGCGCTGACGCGCGGGTCGGCGGCGAGCATGTCGTTCAAACGGCGCACGCCCTGGACGATCGGATCGGTCGACGCGGGATCGGCGACTGCGCCGGCGCGCACCACGTTGTCGACGACGACGAGCGTACCCTTGCGCGAGAGCTCGAGCGCCGACGTGAAGTACTGCGGGTTGTTCTGCTTGTCGGCGTCGATGAAGACGAGGTCGAACGGGCCGTACCCTTCGGCGGCGAGCCGCGGGAGCGTCTCGAGCGCGTTCCCGACGCGTAGCTCGATCGCGTCGGCGACCCCGGCACGCGCGAAGTTCGCGCGCGCGACCCGGGCGTAGCCGGGATCGACCTCGAGCGTAACGAGGCGCCCGCCGGGCGGCAGCGCCCGGGCGAGCCAGATCGTGCTGTAGCCGCCCAGCGTGCCGATCTCGAGGATCGAGCGCGCGCCCTGGATGCGCGCCAGGACCTCCAGCAGCTTGCCCTGGCTCGGCGACACGTCGTACGGCGGCAGGCCCGCGTCGGCGTTGGCGCGCAGCACGGCGTCGAACACCGGGTCCGGACGCACGAGCGTCTCGGTGAAGTAGCGGTCGACGGCCGTCCACCGGTCCTGGCTCATGGTCTCTGGGCACACCCCTCGGGTTTGTAGATGCGCTCGGTCGACGGCGGGTACTTCGCCAGCATGCCCGGCGGACGTCGGGGGCGCGCCACGAACTCCCCGCCGCAGTTGGGGCAGCGCCCGTGGAGACGCGTCTCGGCGCACGAGCGGCAGAACGTGCACTCGAACGAGCAAATGACGGCCTCCTGCGACTCGGGCGGCAGATCGCGATCGCAGCACTCGCAGCTCGGGCGAAGTTGCAGCATGGATCACCTCCGATCTCAGCGCTCGCCGTAGTCCCAGGGCGCGCGCCGCGCGAGATCGTCGAGCGACGCGTAGCCCTGCTCCAGCATGCCGCGCTTGGCGTCGTGGATGCGCCAGTGGAGCGTCGAGCCGAGCAGCGGCTGCGACTCGACCATGATCGCCCGCAGCTCGCCGTCCTCGAACTGGCACTGCTCCTGGACGCACTCTAGCAGCCGCTCGCTGCAGAGGTGACCCTCGCCGAAGTTCCACCCGAGCACCGAGCCGGCCACGTTCTCGCCGTCGACGTAGTGGTATTCCTGGAAGGGCCGACCGCCGATCGCGCGCGGCAGGAGGAGTCCCAGCGTGCGCCCCTGCAGGTGCAGCGAGCGGAACGCGAGGCCGCGGCAGTCCATGTTCGCCGCCTCCTGCGGCGCGAAGCGCTCGAGCTGCTCGCGCAGCAGCGGCGACGCGCGCGTCAGGCGATCCAGCTTCTTGTGGCTGTCGCCGCGGAACAGCCATGCGTTCCACGCCCAGTTGCCGGCGTAGTAACGCATGGCGACGAGGAAGGAGACCCTGGACGGGACGAGGTTGCCGACGAGCGGCAGCAGGAAGCAGCCGACGACGAGGTAGGCAGTCAGCGGCAGCGAGCCGATCTCGAACACGGTCACCTGGGGGTAGCCTCCCCACAGGAAGAACGCCGCGTAGAGGCTGACGAGGTTCCACTCGAAGACGGCCCCCGCCGGCATGTTGCCGAGGATGAAGCCGTGCAGCATCACGACCAGCACGAGCCCCGCCGCCTGGAGCGCCCCGGCGTGGGTCACGAACAGGAGCGTCAACGGCGCGGCGAACTCGAGGAACGTGCCGGCGTGGGCCATCGCCTTGCCGAGGCGCGAAGGCGCGAAGTCGTCGGGGTACGAGACGAACATGCGCCGTCGCGCCGCCGCGCTGCGGACGAGCGGGTTGTTCACGGTCATGACCGGGATCACGTACCCGAAGGCGACGGTCAGCTTGGAGACGCCCGCCCAGAACCAGATCGAGAGCTGGACCACCTTGCACGCCGCGATGAAGTTCCCCGCCAGCAGGAAGCACACGATCATCGCGAAGTGATGCTCGACGCGCGCCGCCAGGATGATCGTCTTGTCGGCGAGGCCACAGAGCGGCAGCAGACAGACGATGGGCAGGAGCTCGGCGGTCCCGATCTGCGGCGCGAGGAGCGCGCGGAAGAGCGACGCGACGAAGGCGGCGTAGAGGATCACGTCGAGCCAGGTGCGCCGCGTGCCGCCGAGCAGCGGCAGGCCCGGGAACGGCGCCAGCTTCGTCGTCCCCGGCCGCAGGAAGTGGAGGAACGCCGTGAACGGCGGCCAGATGTGGAAGCCGAGCGGCCCGCTCATGCATCCGAATCCCATCACCTCGACGGCGCAGGCCCAGATGAACGCCTTCTGGAACGCGATCGGCGTCAGCCACCAGGACGCGATGGTCGAGGGCCCGCCGCAGAAGAACATCCAGGCGAGCGCGACCAGGCACAGCTTCACGGCGTGGAAGACGTACGCGGCCATCGGCAGCCCGATGCCCTGCATCACGTAGCCCTCGCAGCCCTCGCGGACGAGCTCCGAGAAGCCCTTCTCGCGCACGCGGACCGGCGCCGCCGCCCCCGTCATCGATCGGATCTCATGCGAGGAATTCGACCGCGCCCGTCTCGAGCGAGTACTCCGCGCCCACGACCAGCAGGCCCTCGTCGCGGATCAGCTGCTCGAGCAGCTCCGAACCGTGTCGGAGGTGGTTCACCGAGGCGTGGATGTTGGCCCGCACCGCAAGGCGCACGAGCGCATCGGGGTCGCGCCGGAGCTCGGTGCCGAGGAGCGCCTCGACCGACGGTCGCACGCGATCGACGATCGAACGCAGGTTGCGGGACTGGTTCTCCGTGGGTCTGCGCAGCTCCTCCAGCGTCGCCACGACGGCGCCGCACTGGGAATGGCCGAGCACGACCACGAGGCGCGTGCCGAAGCGCGCGGCCGCGAACTCGACGCTACCCACCTGGGACGGCGCGACGATGTTGCCGGCGACGCGGATGACGAAGAGGTCGCCGAGGCCCTGATCGAACACGATCTCCGCGGGCACGCGGGAGTCCGAGCACCCGAGGATGATCGCGAACGGCTCCTGGCTCTTCGCCAGCTCGGCGCGTCGCGCCTGATCGACGTGCGAGTCCGTGCGGCGCACGTTCGAGACGAAGCGGGCGTTCCCCGCACGGAGACGGTCGAGTGCCTCGGAGGCGGGAATCACGGCGTCGAAGATATCGCCGAAGCCGTCAGGTGCCGCAATCCACGTCCCCCCAGCGGCCTAGGAGTCCTCGAGCACACGCCCCATGCTCACGCGCTCCTCGACCTCGTAGCCCGCGCGTCGATAGAAGGCGACGACGTCGCGATTCGTCGCGCGGACCTGCAGGTTCACCTTCGGGCAGCCGAGCCCGCGCAGGCCGTCCTCGGCCGCACGCACGAGGCGGGTTCCGACCCCGCGCCGGCGACGTCCGGGCGCGACGGCGAGATGATGAAGCCACCCCCGGGCGCCGTCGTACCCGGCGATGACGGCCCCCACGAGCGTCCCTTCGTCCTCGGCGACCAGCAGAAGCTCGGGCTGGACCTTCAGCTTGCGGTCGATCACCAGCTCCGGCGCGTTCCGTGGCGGGTCGTCCGGGAATACCTCGGCCCAGAGGCGTTCGAGCGCCTCGCGGTCGGCAGGCCGGAAGGGCCGGACCGTCATTGCTGCGGCTCCATCAGCTCGAGCCGGTTTCCGAAGGGATCGGAGACGTACACGCGATCGTAGCCCTCGAGCGGGTCGTCGACGACGTCGACGCCGGCATCGCGGAGCCGCTTCACCAGGAGGGGAAGATCGCGCACGAGGAGCGCCGGGTGCGCCTTCCGCGCCGGGCGGAAGTCCACCTCGACGCCGAGATGGATCCGGACCGCGCCGCTCTCGAACCACACGCCGCCGCGCCGGGCGAGCGCCGCCGGCTTGGGGCGCTCGGGAAGGCCGAGCAGATCGGCGTAGAAGGCGCGCGCCTCGTCCTCGCGACCGCTCGGCATCGCGAGCTGCACGTGGTCGACGCCGACGATCATCCGCCGACCCACGCGACCACGTGCGGCCCGAGCACGAGCACGCCGATGATCGATGCCCCGGCGGCCGCGATCAGCACCGCCCCGGCGGCGACGTCCTTCGCCTGGCCGGTGATGATCGCGACGCCCCGGATCGCGAACGAGAAGCTCCGGATCCGGCCCGTGAATGTGAGCGATCGCGGCAGCGAGGCGACCATACGGAACGGCTCAGGTCGCCGGCAAGGGGCGCGGCGGACACTCCATCCGGAAGTGGGTCTCGGTCTCGCCGACGACGGTGAAGCCGAGCCGCTCGTAGAGCCGCCGCGCCGGGTTCACCTTGAGGATCGTGAGCACGACCGGCAGTCCGCGGCGATGCGCCGACTCGCAGAGCCTGCCCACGAGACGCGTGCCGATGCCCTGTCCCTGCGCTTCGGGAAGCAGGAAGATCCGCGCCAGGAACACGTGGTCGGGCTTCTCCTCGACGGCCATGCAGCCCACCGCGCGCCCCGACTGCTCGATGATCCGGTGCGTCGCCGGCACGAAGGTGTCGGCGAACAGCCGGTGCTGCCACCCCTCGTCCCACGGGCCCCAGGTCGCCTCGACGTACGTCCGCATCGCTGCACGCAACGCGGCGAACGCGAACTCGAGGTCCTCGTGCGTCGCGGGTCGCAGCGTGACCATGGCTACACGGGGAGGACCCGGGTCGCGTCGACGTACCCGAGCTGGACGAGCGCCGTGCGCGGCGCCACGCGCTCGATCTCGCGGCGGATCGGTGCGACGTCCGTCGCCACGGAGAAGCCCGGCAGCCAGTCGTCGTGATGGCAGAGCACGACGCGCCGCGGGCGCACGAGGTCCACCTGCCGCGCGACGAACTGCGCGAGGCTACCCTGGATGGGCTCGCCGTCGATGTTGCCGCGGCCGGCCGCGGCGAGAATCGCCACGTCCGGCCGGAGATCGCGCAGGACGCCGGTCCAGTGCCCCGACGTGTCCTGATAGAGGAGCGTGCCGTCGGGCGTCTCGAAGAGGTAGACGAGCGCGCCGCCGTCGCCGCGTGCACCCTGGTTGCTCGACACCAGGTGCTCGAGCGTCGGACCGCCGAGGCTCGTCAGGTGCGACACCAGCTCGCCGAAGCGGCGCTGCTGCTCCTGGAGCGTGACGCCGAGGTCGCCCAGACACACCTCGTCCGCCTGCCCCATCTGCCCGTGCGACCAGACACAGGAGTGCTGGCTCGGATATACCGACACGCGCACGCCGCCGCCGAGGTCGATCGTCTCGCCGCCGGCGACGGGCATCATGCGATCCAGCGGCACGCCCGCCGTCTCCATGACGCGGATCGTCTCGTAGCTGCCTACGAGCCGCGCGCGCGTGTTGCGCATGATGCGTTCGGCGCCCCACACGTGGTCGAAGTGGGAATGCCCGACGACGATCCAGTCGCAGGCGTCGATCGCGTCGGCCGTGAGGCCGGTGCCGGCCGCGCCGGCCACGCGGTCGATGTAGGCGTCGAGGAAGATCGTGAGACCGGCCGCCCGCAGCCGGAAGGTCGCACAGCCGTACCAGTCGAGCGTCGTCATCCCTGCTCCCCGATGTCCGTCACTTCGTGCCGGCGGCGCAGAAGCACTCGCCGAGCCGGCTCTGGCCGGCGACGAGCTCGACGTCGCGAAAGCCGGCGCCCTCGAGCAGCGCGCGCACTTGGGCGGGCTCGTAGAGCGTGAAGCCGTACTTCGTGTAGGGCAGCTTGCCGGCTGCCTCGGGCGTGTTGAACGTGACGGCGAGGCGTCCGCCGGGCCGCAGCGTGCGGCGGATCTCGCGGAGCGCCGCCACCGGCTGCGGCCAGAAGTAGATGGTGTTGACCGTGCACGCCTTGGTGAACTCGCCGTCGGCGTGGGGGATCGCCTCGACGCTCGCGCAGCGAAGCTCGAGACGCCCCGCCCGCACCAGCGCGGCGAAGCGCTTGGCGCACAAGGCCGCCATCTCGGGCGAGAAATCCACACCCGCGACGTGGCCGCGCGGGACGAGCGGCGCCATGCGATCGATCAGGTCGCCGCCGCCGAAGCCGACCTCGAGCACGCGATCGTCGGGGACGAGCGCGAGGGCCTTCAGCGTGAGCTGGTTCATGACCGCATTGCTGCGGTTCAAGACGCGGGCGACCACGAGCCGTCCGAACAGCCCCGACGGCTTGCGGAGCTGACCCGCGATGAACGTCGCGACGCTCACGTCCCGTCCCTACGCGCTCCGGGGACGCTGCGCGGCGAGGAACCGCCGTCCGTACGGCGTCACCGAGACGACGCGGCCGCCCTCCTCACGATGGCACGCGACGAACCCTCGCTCGTTCGCCTCCTCCCACACGGGAAGGCGCGGACACGACGTGCGCCAGGCGTCCATGACCTCCGCG from Candidatus Eisenbacteria bacterium harbors:
- a CDS encoding GNAT family acetyltransferase, whose product is MTVRPFRPADREALERLWAEVFPDDPPRNAPELVIDRKLKVQPELLLVAEDEGTLVGAVIAGYDGARGWLHHLAVAPGRRRRGVGTRLVRAAEDGLRGLGCPKVNLQVRATNRDVVAFYRRAGYEVEERVSMGRVLEDS
- a CDS encoding MBL fold metallo-hydrolase, whose protein sequence is MTTLDWYGCATFRLRAAGLTIFLDAYIDRVAGAAGTGLTADAIDACDWIVVGHSHFDHVWGAERIMRNTRARLVGSYETIRVMETAGVPLDRMMPVAGGETIDLGGGVRVSVYPSQHSCVWSHGQMGQADEVCLGDLGVTLQEQQRRFGELVSHLTSLGGPTLEHLVSSNQGARGDGGALVYLFETPDGTLLYQDTSGHWTGVLRDLRPDVAILAAAGRGNIDGEPIQGSLAQFVARQVDLVRPRRVVLCHHDDWLPGFSVATDVAPIRREIERVAPRTALVQLGYVDATRVLPV
- a CDS encoding O-methyltransferase gives rise to the protein MSQDRWTAVDRYFTETLVRPDPVFDAVLRANADAGLPPYDVSPSQGKLLEVLARIQGARSILEIGTLGGYSTIWLARALPPGGRLVTLEVDPGYARVARANFARAGVADAIELRVGNALETLPRLAAEGYGPFDLVFIDADKQNNPQYFTSALELSRKGTLVVVDNVVRAGAVADPASTDPIVQGVRRLNDMLAADPRVSAVALQTVGSKGWDGMAIVLVTGQGRA
- a CDS encoding VOC family protein, with translation MIVGVDHVQLAMPSGREDEARAFYADLLGLPERPKPAALARRGGVWFESGAVRIHLGVEVDFRPARKAHPALLVRDLPLLVKRLRDAGVDVVDDPLEGYDRVYVSDPFGNRLELMEPQQ
- a CDS encoding class I SAM-dependent methyltransferase, which produces MSVATFIAGQLRKPSGLFGRLVVARVLNRSNAVMNQLTLKALALVPDDRVLEVGFGGGDLIDRMAPLVPRGHVAGVDFSPEMAALCAKRFAALVRAGRLELRCASVEAIPHADGEFTKACTVNTIYFWPQPVAALREIRRTLRPGGRLAVTFNTPEAAGKLPYTKYGFTLYEPAQVRALLEGAGFRDVELVAGQSRLGECFCAAGTK
- a CDS encoding DUF3556 domain-containing protein; its protein translation is MTGAAAPVRVREKGFSELVREGCEGYVMQGIGLPMAAYVFHAVKLCLVALAWMFFCGGPSTIASWWLTPIAFQKAFIWACAVEVMGFGCMSGPLGFHIWPPFTAFLHFLRPGTTKLAPFPGLPLLGGTRRTWLDVILYAAFVASLFRALLAPQIGTAELLPIVCLLPLCGLADKTIILAARVEHHFAMIVCFLLAGNFIAACKVVQLSIWFWAGVSKLTVAFGYVIPVMTVNNPLVRSAAARRRMFVSYPDDFAPSRLGKAMAHAGTFLEFAAPLTLLFVTHAGALQAAGLVLVVMLHGFILGNMPAGAVFEWNLVSLYAAFFLWGGYPQVTVFEIGSLPLTAYLVVGCFLLPLVGNLVPSRVSFLVAMRYYAGNWAWNAWLFRGDSHKKLDRLTRASPLLREQLERFAPQEAANMDCRGLAFRSLHLQGRTLGLLLPRAIGGRPFQEYHYVDGENVAGSVLGWNFGEGHLCSERLLECVQEQCQFEDGELRAIMVESQPLLGSTLHWRIHDAKRGMLEQGYASLDDLARRAPWDYGER
- a CDS encoding GNAT family N-acetyltransferase → MVTLRPATHEDLEFAFAALRAAMRTYVEATWGPWDEGWQHRLFADTFVPATHRIIEQSGRAVGCMAVEEKPDHVFLARIFLLPEAQGQGIGTRLVGRLCESAHRRGLPVVLTILKVNPARRLYERLGFTVVGETETHFRMECPPRPLPAT
- a CDS encoding methyltransferase, producing the protein MPGAAAPLDLVQALWSFMLSQALHVAARLAVFDALHDGARTAGELAEVASAQEDPLRRLLRFLTSVDVLTEDDRGRFSLTARGEFFRSDHPQSLRPLAMMYASPYLWGAWGALYDAVKSGGPVFDRVHGVPFFDYLGTHQDDGAIFNAAMSSASNVDIPMVLGAYDFSAFRRIVDVGGGQGALLFAILESSPGSQGILYDAPSVIDGARDLASPGMAARCELVAGDMFQSVPAGGDAYVMKRILHDWSDAECVRILSNCRRAIARGGRLLVMDSVVKPPNQPDPAKWMDLNMLVLVTGRERTEAEFAKLFAEAGFRLTRVVPTPRLAIIEGVPV
- a CDS encoding lysozyme inhibitor LprI family protein; this encodes MRSRVVCAILLATAALADAEPAAPVPTTAELQQKFETADAELERANAEAMGRIDCRADMPADVRRAWRSAMDRTQDAWRRYRDLDCKEGARYRGWGPGAGDRIARMSWECLEAATRARIAVVKEQTSQIRCAPRP
- a CDS encoding carbonic anhydrase, with amino-acid sequence MIPASEALDRLRAGNARFVSNVRRTDSHVDQARRAELAKSQEPFAIILGCSDSRVPAEIVFDQGLGDLFVIRVAGNIVAPSQVGSVEFAAARFGTRLVVVLGHSQCGAVVATLEELRRPTENQSRNLRSIVDRVRPSVEALLGTELRRDPDALVRLAVRANIHASVNHLRHGSELLEQLIRDEGLLVVGAEYSLETGAVEFLA
- a CDS encoding DUF1272 domain-containing protein is translated as MLQLRPSCECCDRDLPPESQEAVICSFECTFCRSCAETRLHGRCPNCGGEFVARPRRPPGMLAKYPPSTERIYKPEGCAQRP
- a CDS encoding VOC family protein, whose product is MGLPNGVHHLAIATRDMKAQIEFFTQVVGMELVALYWMHGVPDTFHGFLRLGDSASLAFVQMPEMRTIEPKLGLSHAGSAAAPVAPGAMQHVALNVESEADLLALRDRIRSSGYQVLGPIDHGMCKSMYLSAPEGIALEFATSAAPIDADEWIDPEVVGLCGIDAQELARYRRPAAFVARGGAVPQPRPDVRPGLFPPAPQTAAILAMSDAEVTRILDFTTPPVPKRAAG